Within the Pedosphaera parvula Ellin514 genome, the region GACCCTAGTCCGTTCGTTCGACAATATGCGGCACATGTGGCGGCGAAAGTTGGTCCCGCGGCTTCAAACGCAATTCCTGAGCTCATGCTGTCTTTGCAGGGTACCATAATAAAGGGTCGCAAAAAAGATTCGCTATCCTTCTCTTGCGGAAGTACGGCGATAGCATTGGGCAGCATCGGCCCACCCGCCGCCAGTGCTGTCCCCCTGCTTCTCAAAGAGTTGACCAGTGGCACAAACAATACCATCACTATGATCCTGCTAACGAATGCCCTCAAATCCATCGACCCCGAAGTCGCCGCCAAAGCCGGTGTGAAATGAACATCACTCTTATTCTTAAAAGCTCAATCCACGACAATAACCGCAATGAACTCTAACCCACCCAATCGCGCAAGTCGTACGACTCTCTCCTTGGGGAGAGAACACAAGTGAGGGGGACCGCGACATGAACCAATCCACCCGCTCCACGCGGCAAGCCCCTCGCACCGTTAAATGAACTTCCCACACCCGACCAGCAACCCGTCTTCACGCACGCGAACCAAAGTCGTCATCGTCTCTCTCGTTCTGATCTGCGTCGTCGGACTGACATGGCTCGTTTGGCCCACACCCGAACCCTCCTATAATGGCAAGCCGCTAAGCTTTTGGCTGGAGCAAGCTCGAACTTCAACTCGAGCCGGTGAACTGAGACCCGTTTTCCCTTCCATGCAGACGAATGGAGAATATGCCGAAATCGTGCAAGCCTTTCACAGCATGGGAAGCAATGCCGTGCCAGTACTAGTGGCGAATGCAAAGGATTCCGATCTAAAAATCCTCTGCCAGCGCCTGCTCGATAAGCAGTCGTTCATTAAATTCCAATTCACCTCAACTTTTGAACACAACGCCACAGCAATCCATGCCCTCTCACTCGTGGGCACTTCAGCTTTACCCGCGTTGGAAAAGATGCTTTCTGAAAAACAGCCGACTGCCACGGCCGCCACCTGCGCCCTGGGAAACATGGGTAGCCCTGAAGCCTTCCAACCTTTGTGTCGGGCACTAACCAATCAACACGCAATTGTCAGAAACCTCGCCGCGACTTCACTTCGCTCCTTCAATCCGGTTTCCCCTGACATGATTGCCACCATGAACGAAATGCTGAAAAGCCCGGATGCGGTTGCGCGAGAAAATGCCGCCTTCGTCCTTGGCCTTTGGGGCTACTCCGCCCGCTCATCCGTCCCACAACTGCTTCAAAT harbors:
- a CDS encoding HEAT repeat domain-containing protein — encoded protein: MNFPHPTSNPSSRTRTKVVIVSLVLICVVGLTWLVWPTPEPSYNGKPLSFWLEQARTSTRAGELRPVFPSMQTNGEYAEIVQAFHSMGSNAVPVLVANAKDSDLKILCQRLLDKQSFIKFQFTSTFEHNATAIHALSLVGTSALPALEKMLSEKQPTATAATCALGNMGSPEAFQPLCRALTNQHAIVRNLAATSLRSFNPVSPDMIATMNEMLKSPDAVARENAAFVLGLWGYSARSSVPQLLQMTKDKELPVRESATNALKLIDSASAARAGVK